From the genome of Zingiber officinale cultivar Zhangliang unplaced genomic scaffold, Zo_v1.1 ctg184, whole genome shotgun sequence:
CCGAACCGCCGTCGTCGCCGCGGCGCGTGAGCACGCAGCTGAATCGTTGGTCCCGGGCGCGTTCCATCCGTTCCGGCCGCCGGATCGATTGGCCTTCCCTCCGGAAAAAGATCGCTGGGCCGCCCTCGCCGACACCCCCACCCTCGTCTCCGCCTTCCGATGCGAGCGTCCGGCAAATCGTGGCCGCGGAAGGGATCGAGGAGGACGGGGGCGAGGAGGATGGGTGCGAAGTGATGGAGGGGAAGGCCATCTACATGGTTTCGGACGGAACGGGGTGGACGGCTGAGCATTCTGTGAACGCGGCGCTGGGACAGTTCGAGCATTGCCTCGTGGACCGCGGCTGCCCTGTCAACACTCACCTCTTCTCCGGGGTGAGTCCATCCTTTCTGTCGTTTGTGCATTCTTAGTTATATACCTAGCATTGCCATGCAGGACAGAAGAAACGTCGAAAGGAGCAATCTTTAAAACCGTTGGCTTTATACTTTGTTCTGTTTTTTCGTGTACTCGTGTAGCTTCAGGGCAAAACCTTCATACAGGAAAGAGTTAGCGTGAGGCTGTTAAGGAAACTTAGTGGCTCGCTGATCACTTAACATGTTTGATGGAATGTCTACAAGGAGTTTTGATCAATTAATGGGGATGGTACAAA
Proteins encoded in this window:
- the LOC122036648 gene encoding probable pyruvate, phosphate dikinase regulatory protein, chloroplastic, with the translated sequence MLQSNLPPVPFLLPRSPAWGPRSIPKLPFVSSCLVQDQEEPDRAVDPGPEPPSSPRRVSTQLNRWSRARSIRSGRRIDWPSLRKKIAGPPSPTPPPSSPPSDASVRQIVAAEGIEEDGGEEDGCEVMEGKAIYMVSDGTGWTAEHSVNAALGQFEHCLVDRGCPVNTHLFSGVSPSFLSFVHS